Proteins from a genomic interval of Bradyrhizobium sp. CCGB01:
- a CDS encoding form I ribulose bisphosphate carboxylase large subunit: MNAHAGTVRGKERYRSGVMEYKRMGYWEPDYTPKDTDVIALFRVTPQDGVDPIEASAAVAGESSTATWTVVWTDRLTAAEKYRAKCYRVDPVPGTPGSYFAYIAYDLDLFEPGSIANLSASIIGNVFGFKPLKALRLEDMRFPVAYVKTFQGPATGIVVERERLDKFGRPLLGATVKPKLGLSGRNYGRVVYEALKGGLDFTKDDENINSQPFMHWRDRFLYCMEAVNRAQAASGEVKGTYLNVTAGTMEDMYERAEFAKELGSCIVMIDLVIGYTAIQSMAKWARRNDMILHLHRAGHSTYTRQKSHGVSFRVIAKWMRLAGVDHIHAGTVVGKLEGDPNTTRGYYDVCREEFNPTRLEHGIFFDQSWASLNKMMPVASGGIHAGQMHQLLDLLGEDVVLQFGGGTIGHPMGIAAGAIANRVALEAMILARNEGRDYVHEGPEILARAAETCTPLKAALEVWKDVTFNYQSTDTPDFVPTALETV, encoded by the coding sequence ATGAATGCACACGCAGGAACCGTCCGCGGCAAGGAAAGATATCGCTCGGGCGTGATGGAATACAAGCGCATGGGCTATTGGGAGCCGGACTACACGCCGAAGGACACCGATGTCATCGCGCTGTTCCGCGTGACGCCGCAGGACGGCGTGGATCCGATCGAGGCGTCAGCGGCCGTCGCTGGCGAATCCTCGACCGCGACCTGGACCGTGGTGTGGACCGATCGTCTGACCGCCGCCGAGAAGTATCGCGCCAAATGCTACCGCGTCGATCCGGTGCCGGGCACGCCAGGCTCGTACTTTGCCTACATCGCCTATGACCTCGACCTGTTCGAGCCGGGATCGATCGCCAACCTTTCGGCTTCGATCATCGGCAACGTGTTCGGCTTCAAGCCGCTGAAGGCGCTGCGCCTGGAGGACATGCGCTTCCCGGTCGCCTATGTGAAGACGTTCCAGGGACCGGCGACCGGCATCGTGGTCGAGCGCGAGCGGCTCGACAAGTTCGGCCGGCCGCTGCTGGGCGCGACGGTGAAGCCCAAGCTCGGCTTGTCCGGGCGCAACTATGGCCGCGTGGTCTACGAGGCGCTGAAGGGCGGGCTCGACTTCACCAAGGACGACGAGAACATCAACTCGCAGCCCTTCATGCACTGGCGCGACCGTTTCCTCTATTGCATGGAGGCGGTGAACCGCGCGCAGGCGGCGTCCGGCGAGGTGAAAGGCACGTACCTGAACGTCACCGCGGGGACGATGGAGGACATGTACGAGCGCGCGGAGTTCGCGAAGGAGCTCGGCTCGTGCATCGTCATGATCGACCTCGTGATCGGCTACACAGCGATCCAGTCCATGGCGAAATGGGCGCGGCGCAACGACATGATCCTGCATCTGCACCGCGCCGGTCACTCGACCTATACGCGGCAGAAGAGCCACGGCGTGTCGTTCCGCGTCATCGCCAAATGGATGCGGCTCGCCGGCGTCGACCACATCCACGCTGGCACGGTGGTCGGCAAGCTCGAAGGCGATCCCAACACCACGCGCGGCTATTACGACGTCTGCCGCGAGGAGTTCAATCCGACCAGGCTCGAGCACGGCATCTTCTTCGACCAGTCCTGGGCGAGCCTCAACAAGATGATGCCGGTCGCCTCCGGCGGCATCCATGCCGGCCAGATGCACCAGCTGCTCGATCTGCTCGGCGAGGACGTCGTGCTGCAATTCGGCGGCGGCACCATCGGCCATCCCATGGGCATTGCGGCCGGCGCGATCGCCAACCGCGTGGCGCTGGAGGCGATGATCCTCGCCCGCAACGAGGGCCGCGATTACGTCCATGAAGGTCCGGAGATCCTGGCCAGGGCGGCGGAGACGTGCACGCCGCTGAAGGCCGCGCTCGAGGTCTGGAAGGACGTCACCTTCAACTATCAATCCACCGACACGCCGGACTTTGTGCCGACCGCGCTGGAAACCGTTTGA
- the rpe gene encoding ribulose-phosphate 3-epimerase has product MTREILIAPSILAADFARLGEEVTAVDAAGADWIHCDVMDGHFVPNISYGADVIKAVRPATSKIFDVHLMIAPADPYLEAFAKAGADVITVHAEAGPHLDRSLQAIRALGKKAGVSLCPATPEAAIEYVLDRLDLVLVMTVNPGFGGQSFLDSQIEKIRRVRGMIGDRPIRLEVDGGITRDNAAAVAAAGADTLVAGSAVFRGKSSADYAGNIAAIRAAAEAGRVPKLQHGSAQTMRAGETALVR; this is encoded by the coding sequence ATGACGAGAGAAATCCTCATCGCGCCCTCGATCCTGGCCGCCGATTTCGCGCGCCTCGGCGAGGAGGTCACGGCTGTTGATGCTGCCGGCGCCGACTGGATCCACTGCGACGTCATGGACGGACACTTCGTGCCGAACATCAGTTATGGCGCCGACGTCATCAAGGCGGTCCGGCCGGCGACGTCGAAGATCTTTGACGTGCATCTGATGATCGCGCCGGCCGATCCCTATCTGGAGGCGTTCGCAAAGGCAGGCGCCGACGTCATCACCGTTCATGCCGAAGCGGGCCCGCATCTCGACCGCTCGCTCCAGGCCATCCGCGCACTCGGCAAGAAGGCCGGTGTCAGCCTGTGTCCGGCTACTCCGGAAGCTGCGATCGAATACGTGCTTGACCGGCTCGACCTCGTGCTGGTGATGACGGTCAATCCCGGCTTCGGCGGCCAGTCCTTCCTCGACTCCCAGATCGAGAAGATCAGGCGCGTTCGAGGCATGATCGGCGACCGGCCGATCCGGCTCGAGGTCGATGGCGGCATTACGCGCGACAATGCCGCCGCTGTGGCTGCCGCGGGCGCCGACACCCTCGTGGCAGGTTCGGCCGTGTTCCGCGGCAAGAGCAGCGCCGATTATGCAGGCAACATCGCCGCCATCCGCGCGGCCGCGGAAGCCGGCAGGGTTCCGAAGCTGCAACATGGTTCAGCGCAAACGATGCGAGCCGGCGAGACCGCGCTCGTCCGGTAG
- a CDS encoding class 1 fructose-bisphosphatase, which translates to MTGQLRLDDHLQRYSETAPHALAVAAAVDAIAVAAIEIADLIATGDLADASGLTTGRNSDGDLQRDLDVRADAILRRCLGKLPIAALASEEMREAQIGDREAKICVAIDPLDGSSNIDINMTVGTIFSILPAPDDLSLAFHQRGSAQLAAGFVTYGPQTSLVLTLGDGVDIFTLDRKAGCFRLARSAVQISETCEEFAINASNRRHWDSPVRAFVDECLAGVEGPANHNFNMRWIGSLVADAYRILTRSGVFLYPSDARPGYGDGRLRLTYEAHPMAMIVEQAGGSASTGRERILDLSAQSLHQRVPLIMGSSNEVRRVEELHCDPLLVASVSAPLFARRGFFRL; encoded by the coding sequence ATGACCGGGCAACTCAGGCTGGACGACCACCTTCAGCGGTACTCCGAGACCGCACCCCATGCGCTGGCCGTGGCCGCGGCAGTCGATGCCATCGCGGTGGCCGCGATCGAGATCGCCGACCTCATCGCCACCGGTGATCTCGCGGACGCATCGGGCCTGACCACCGGCCGCAACAGCGACGGCGATCTCCAGCGCGATCTCGACGTGCGGGCGGATGCCATCCTGCGCCGCTGTCTCGGCAAGCTGCCAATCGCAGCGCTGGCGTCGGAGGAGATGCGCGAGGCGCAAATCGGCGACCGCGAAGCAAAAATCTGTGTTGCGATCGATCCGCTCGACGGCTCCTCCAACATCGACATCAACATGACCGTCGGCACGATCTTCTCGATCCTGCCCGCGCCGGATGACCTGTCTCTCGCCTTCCATCAGCGCGGCTCGGCGCAGCTTGCCGCGGGGTTCGTCACCTACGGGCCACAGACCTCGCTGGTGCTGACGCTCGGCGACGGCGTCGACATCTTCACGCTCGACCGCAAGGCGGGCTGCTTCCGCCTCGCGCGCAGCGCCGTGCAGATCTCCGAGACGTGCGAAGAGTTTGCGATCAACGCCTCGAACCGCCGCCACTGGGATTCGCCGGTCCGCGCCTTCGTCGACGAATGTCTTGCCGGCGTCGAAGGGCCCGCCAACCACAATTTCAACATGCGCTGGATCGGCTCGCTGGTCGCGGACGCCTATCGCATCCTCACTCGCAGCGGTGTGTTCCTCTATCCGTCGGACGCGCGCCCCGGCTACGGCGACGGGCGCCTGCGCCTGACCTACGAGGCCCACCCGATGGCGATGATCGTCGAACAGGCAGGCGGCTCGGCTTCGACTGGACGTGAGCGCATCCTCGACCTCTCGGCGCAAAGCCTGCACCAGCGCGTGCCGCTGATCATGGGCTCGAGCAACGAGGTGCGGCGCGTCGAGGAATTGCACTGCGATCCGCTGCTTGTCGCAAGCGTCTCCGCACCGCTGTTCGCGCGGCGCGGCTTCTTCCGGCTGTGA
- the cbbX gene encoding CbbX protein: MLDVPHATTTESSETSFDLRKEAEAAGITDTLQQLEQELIGLKPVKNRVRQIASLLLIERIRQRAGLASAPPTLHMSFTGNPGTGKTTVALRMAKILHGLGFVRRGQVISVTRDDLVGQYIGHTAPKTKEILKKAMGGVLFIDEAYYLHRPDNERDYGQEAIEILLQVMENQREDLVVILAGYGERMTSFFASNPGFRSRIAHHIEFPDYAEAELLVIAELMLKERGYRFSAAAREAFEKYIALRRTQPFFSNARSIRNAVDRIRLRQADRLVSDLNRMLDVADLETIDPADVLASRVFSGGADAQGSAKP; the protein is encoded by the coding sequence ATGCTGGATGTTCCCCACGCGACCACTACTGAAAGCAGCGAGACCAGTTTCGATCTCCGCAAGGAGGCCGAGGCGGCCGGGATCACCGACACGCTGCAACAGCTCGAGCAGGAGCTGATCGGCCTGAAGCCGGTCAAGAACCGCGTGCGCCAGATCGCATCGCTGCTGCTGATCGAGCGCATCCGCCAGCGTGCGGGGTTGGCCTCAGCGCCGCCGACGCTGCACATGTCGTTCACCGGCAATCCCGGTACCGGAAAGACCACCGTGGCGCTGCGTATGGCAAAGATCCTGCACGGCCTCGGCTTCGTGCGGCGCGGGCAGGTGATCTCGGTGACGCGCGACGATCTCGTCGGCCAATATATCGGCCACACCGCGCCGAAGACGAAAGAGATATTGAAGAAGGCGATGGGCGGCGTGCTGTTCATCGACGAGGCCTATTATCTGCATCGCCCCGACAACGAGCGCGATTACGGCCAGGAGGCGATCGAGATCCTGCTCCAGGTGATGGAGAACCAGCGTGAGGACCTCGTCGTGATCCTCGCCGGCTATGGCGAGCGGATGACGAGCTTCTTTGCGTCCAACCCGGGCTTCCGTTCACGCATCGCCCATCACATCGAATTTCCGGATTATGCGGAAGCCGAGCTGCTTGTCATCGCCGAGCTGATGCTGAAGGAGCGGGGCTATCGCTTCTCGGCCGCCGCGCGCGAGGCGTTCGAGAAATACATCGCGCTGCGCCGGACCCAGCCGTTCTTCTCCAATGCGCGCTCGATCCGCAATGCGGTCGATCGTATCCGCCTCAGGCAGGCTGATCGCCTCGTGTCCGATCTCAACCGTATGCTCGATGTCGCCGATCTCGAAACGATCGATCCGGCGGATGTCCTTGCGAGCCGCGTCTTCAGCGGTGGTGCGGACGCGCAGGGGAGTGCGAAGCCATGA
- the tkt gene encoding transketolase — protein sequence MNISVHAEADLYAVAHSDLANAVRFLAVDAIETSQSGHPGLPMGMADVATVLFSRFLKFDSAHPNWPDRDRFVLSAGHGSMLLYALLHLTGGDVSLDDIKAFRQWGSKTPGHPEYGHTPGVETTTGPLGQGIATAVGMALAERMANARHGDGLVDHFTYVIAGDGCLMEGISQEAISLAGHLQLGRLIVLFDDNGISIDGPTSLATSDDQLARFAASGWSVRRVDGHDAEAVAQAIAEERESAKPSLIACRTIIGYGAPDRQGTEKAHGAPLGTEQTAAARRTLGWDYQPFVVPVTIMKAWRMIGQRGQVERLAWLDRYECATPEQRDLFIEGKAVALPDAYAQAAAKLRERFATERPKLATRQASQQVLDGIAGTIPGFVGGSADLTHSNLTHAKVQSPVKRDAFAGDYIHYGIREHGMAAAMNGLALHGGFIPYGGTFLAFSDYSRPAIRLAALMRLRVIHVMTHDSIGLGEDGPTHQPVEHLAALRVIPNLLVFRPADAVETLESWDCALKAEDRPSVLCLSRQALPTFRSDVRGRNRVARGAYLIVSPDGGRDVTLMATGSEVSIALEAARLLAAEHVRAAVVSAPCFALFEEQPEDYRAAVLGTAPRVGIEAAIAGDWHRWIGADGEFVGMRGFGASAPAPVLYREFGITSQSVAEAARRAIARKRQ from the coding sequence ATGAATATCTCCGTCCATGCTGAAGCCGACCTCTATGCCGTCGCGCATAGCGATCTCGCCAATGCTGTCCGCTTCCTCGCGGTCGACGCCATCGAGACCTCGCAATCGGGCCACCCCGGCCTGCCTATGGGGATGGCCGACGTCGCGACCGTGCTGTTCTCGCGCTTCCTGAAGTTCGACTCGGCGCATCCGAACTGGCCGGATCGCGACCGGTTTGTGCTCTCGGCCGGCCACGGCTCGATGCTGCTCTATGCGCTGCTGCATCTCACCGGCGGCGATGTCAGCCTCGACGACATCAAGGCCTTCAGGCAATGGGGCTCGAAGACGCCGGGACATCCGGAATACGGCCACACGCCGGGTGTCGAGACCACCACGGGCCCGCTGGGGCAGGGGATTGCGACGGCTGTCGGCATGGCGCTCGCCGAGCGCATGGCCAATGCACGGCATGGCGACGGCCTCGTCGATCACTTCACTTATGTGATCGCCGGTGACGGCTGCCTGATGGAGGGCATCAGCCAGGAGGCGATCTCGCTCGCGGGCCACCTCCAGCTCGGTCGGCTGATCGTGCTGTTCGACGACAACGGCATCTCCATCGACGGCCCGACCTCGCTTGCGACATCGGACGACCAGCTCGCGCGCTTCGCCGCCTCCGGCTGGTCGGTCCGCCGGGTCGACGGGCACGATGCCGAAGCCGTTGCGCAGGCGATTGCCGAAGAGCGCGAGAGCGCAAAGCCATCACTGATCGCCTGCCGCACCATCATCGGTTATGGCGCGCCGGACCGCCAGGGCACCGAAAAGGCGCATGGCGCGCCGCTCGGCACCGAGCAGACGGCGGCGGCGCGCCGGACCCTTGGCTGGGACTATCAGCCCTTCGTGGTGCCTGTCACGATCATGAAGGCTTGGCGGATGATCGGACAGCGTGGGCAGGTCGAGCGTCTCGCCTGGCTCGACCGCTATGAATGCGCGACGCCCGAGCAGCGCGACCTCTTCATCGAGGGCAAGGCGGTTGCCCTGCCGGACGCCTATGCCCAGGCGGCGGCGAAATTGCGCGAGCGCTTTGCCACCGAGCGTCCGAAGCTCGCGACGCGGCAGGCCTCGCAACAGGTGCTCGACGGCATCGCCGGGACCATTCCCGGATTTGTCGGCGGCTCGGCGGACCTGACCCATTCGAACCTGACGCATGCCAAGGTGCAGTCCCCGGTCAAGCGCGACGCATTCGCCGGCGACTACATCCATTACGGCATCCGTGAGCACGGCATGGCAGCGGCGATGAACGGCCTCGCGCTGCACGGTGGGTTCATTCCCTATGGCGGCACGTTCCTCGCCTTCTCCGACTACAGCCGGCCGGCGATCCGCCTTGCGGCTCTGATGCGGCTGCGCGTCATCCATGTGATGACCCACGACTCCATTGGCCTCGGCGAGGACGGTCCGACGCACCAGCCGGTCGAGCATCTCGCGGCGCTCCGCGTCATTCCGAACTTGCTCGTGTTTCGCCCGGCCGATGCGGTCGAGACGCTGGAATCCTGGGACTGCGCGCTCAAGGCCGAGGATCGCCCCTCCGTGCTCTGCCTGTCGCGTCAGGCGCTGCCGACATTCCGCAGCGACGTGCGCGGCAGGAACCGTGTCGCGCGCGGCGCCTATCTCATCGTCTCGCCGGACGGTGGTCGCGACGTCACGTTGATGGCGACCGGCTCGGAAGTCTCGATCGCGCTGGAAGCCGCCCGCCTGCTCGCAGCCGAGCACGTCCGCGCGGCCGTGGTGTCCGCGCCGTGCTTCGCGCTGTTCGAGGAGCAGCCGGAGGACTACCGCGCCGCCGTGCTCGGCACTGCGCCGCGCGTCGGGATCGAGGCCGCCATCGCCGGCGATTGGCATCGCTGGATCGGTGCTGACGGCGAATTCGTCGGCATGCGCGGCTTTGGCGCCTCGGCACCGGCGCCGGTGCTCTACCGCGAATTTGGCATCACGTCGCAAAGCGTTGCGGAAGCCGCCCGCCGGGCGATTGCCCGCAAGAGACAATAA
- a CDS encoding bifunctional diguanylate cyclase/phosphodiesterase: MSMHRLFAEQLRCATDATGQVDLIKLGEFVSAAYEASDRDRRRMTDARTQTHDQAEEDLLRTREFLDTIVENIPIAVFAKRAKDSRYILLNRAGEHYYGLPREQMLGRTPEEIFPADVARMVKEQDRRVVATGMPMFLEEHLLEVGIKGHDRVVNSRKMLITDGAGDPQYLVGIIEDVTERITTQERISHLAQHDALTDLPNRSAFNAALSERLERAQEASASFAVLSLDLDRFKEVNDVFGHPVGDMLMRAAAERLAAEADGAFVARIGGDEFMVLMPDDVCREAVLALGERLVEAIGNELEVDDYLSHVGLSVGIALYPDDGVDAATLLANADSALYRAKREGRGTVRFFEFEMDRELRDRRLLLHDLRQAVEQNQLLVYFQPQARMDCEIIGFEALLRWNHPTRGFVPPDQFIPLAEENGLIIQIGEWVLREACREAASWPRPLQVAVNLSPVQFQAGDLERSIHQILLETGLAPTRLEVEITEGVLIGDFTRALNLLRRLKALGIRIAMDDFGTGYSSLSYLQSFPFDKIKIDRSFISDLEATPQSAEIVRAVLSLAHALHIPVVAEGVETEAQRAFLAREACEEMQGYLIGRPEPIERYLELIGITVERRRYA; the protein is encoded by the coding sequence ATGAGCATGCATCGCCTGTTCGCCGAGCAGCTTCGCTGTGCCACCGACGCGACCGGGCAGGTCGATCTCATCAAGCTGGGCGAGTTCGTCAGCGCGGCCTATGAGGCGAGTGACCGCGATCGCCGGCGGATGACCGACGCACGCACGCAGACGCATGACCAGGCCGAGGAAGACCTGCTGCGGACCCGCGAGTTCCTCGACACCATCGTCGAGAATATCCCGATCGCCGTGTTCGCAAAGCGTGCGAAGGATTCGCGCTACATCCTGCTGAACCGCGCCGGCGAACACTATTACGGCCTGCCGCGCGAACAGATGCTGGGCAGGACGCCCGAGGAGATCTTTCCGGCCGACGTCGCCCGCATGGTCAAAGAGCAGGATCGTCGTGTCGTCGCCACCGGCATGCCGATGTTCCTCGAGGAGCACCTGCTCGAAGTCGGCATCAAGGGCCACGACCGCGTCGTCAATTCGCGCAAGATGCTGATCACGGACGGCGCCGGCGATCCGCAATATCTGGTCGGTATCATCGAGGACGTCACCGAGCGCATCACCACCCAGGAACGCATCAGCCACCTTGCCCAGCATGATGCGCTGACCGACCTGCCGAACCGCAGCGCCTTCAATGCGGCGCTGAGCGAGCGGCTGGAACGGGCGCAGGAGGCGTCGGCCAGCTTTGCCGTGCTCAGCCTCGATCTAGATCGCTTCAAGGAGGTCAACGACGTGTTCGGCCATCCCGTCGGCGACATGCTGATGCGGGCTGCGGCCGAGCGGCTTGCCGCGGAAGCCGATGGCGCCTTCGTCGCCCGCATCGGCGGTGACGAGTTCATGGTCCTGATGCCGGACGATGTCTGCCGCGAAGCGGTGCTGGCGCTCGGCGAGCGCCTGGTCGAGGCGATCGGTAACGAGCTCGAGGTCGACGACTATCTCTCCCATGTCGGCCTGAGCGTCGGCATCGCGCTCTATCCGGATGACGGCGTGGATGCGGCAACGCTGCTCGCCAACGCCGATTCCGCGCTTTATCGCGCCAAGCGGGAGGGCCGGGGCACGGTGCGCTTCTTCGAATTCGAGATGGACCGGGAGCTGCGCGACCGCAGGCTGCTGTTGCACGATCTGCGGCAGGCGGTGGAGCAGAACCAGTTACTCGTCTACTTCCAGCCGCAGGCGCGGATGGACTGTGAGATCATCGGTTTCGAGGCGCTGCTGCGCTGGAACCATCCAACGCGCGGTTTCGTGCCGCCGGACCAGTTCATTCCGCTGGCCGAGGAGAACGGGCTGATCATCCAGATCGGCGAATGGGTCTTGCGCGAAGCATGCCGCGAAGCCGCCTCCTGGCCGCGGCCGTTGCAGGTCGCGGTCAACCTGTCGCCGGTCCAGTTCCAGGCCGGTGACCTCGAACGCTCCATCCACCAGATCCTGCTGGAGACGGGGCTCGCGCCGACGCGGCTCGAGGTCGAGATCACCGAGGGCGTGCTGATCGGCGATTTCACTCGCGCGCTCAATCTGCTGCGCCGGCTGAAGGCGCTAGGCATCCGCATCGCGATGGACGATTTCGGCACCGGCTATTCCTCGTTGTCCTATCTGCAGTCGTTCCCGTTCGACAAGATCAAGATCGACCGCAGTTTCATCTCCGATCTCGAAGCGACGCCGCAATCGGCCGAGATCGTTCGCGCGGTCCTGAGCCTCGCGCATGCCTTGCACATTCCGGTCGTCGCGGAAGGAGTGGAGACGGAGGCGCAACGGGCCTTCCTGGCACGAGAGGCCTGTGAAGAGATGCAAGGCTATCTCATCGGCCGGCCGGAGCCGATCGAACGGTATCTCGAACTGATCGGCATCACCGTCGAGCGCCGCCGCTACGCCTAG
- a CDS encoding phosphoribulokinase, whose translation MSRKHPIISITGSSGAGTTSVKKTFEQIFFREKVNAVYIEGDAFHRYDRAEMRTQMAKEADRGNKHFSHFSPETNLFEELERAFRDYGETGTATTRHYVHDAEESALHGAAPGTFTEWERLPENSDLLFYEGLHGAVVTDKVNVARYADLKIGVVPVINLEWIQKLHRDRSARGYSTEAVTDTILRRMPDYIHYICPQFTETDINFQRVPTVDTSNPFIARWIPTPDESMVVIRFKNPRGIDFPYLLSMLPHSFMSRANSIVCPGAKLDLAMQLILTPLIMQLIERKRSLK comes from the coding sequence ATGTCCAGGAAGCATCCGATCATCTCCATCACCGGCTCCTCCGGCGCCGGCACCACCTCGGTCAAGAAGACCTTCGAGCAGATCTTCTTCCGCGAGAAGGTCAACGCCGTCTACATCGAGGGCGACGCCTTCCATCGCTATGACCGCGCCGAGATGCGCACGCAGATGGCGAAGGAGGCCGACCGCGGCAACAAGCACTTCAGTCATTTCAGCCCCGAGACCAACCTGTTCGAGGAGCTAGAGCGGGCCTTCCGCGACTATGGCGAGACCGGCACCGCGACGACGCGGCACTATGTCCACGACGCCGAGGAGTCCGCATTGCACGGCGCGGCTCCTGGCACCTTCACCGAATGGGAACGGCTGCCGGAAAACTCGGACCTGCTGTTCTACGAGGGCCTGCACGGCGCCGTCGTCACCGACAAGGTCAATGTCGCGCGCTACGCCGATCTCAAGATCGGCGTCGTGCCGGTCATCAATCTCGAATGGATCCAGAAGCTGCACCGCGACCGCAGCGCGCGCGGCTATTCGACCGAGGCCGTCACCGACACCATCCTGCGGCGGATGCCCGACTACATCCACTACATCTGCCCGCAATTCACCGAGACCGACATCAACTTCCAGCGCGTGCCGACGGTGGACACGTCCAATCCGTTCATCGCGCGCTGGATCCCGACGCCGGACGAATCGATGGTCGTGATCCGCTTCAAGAACCCGCGCGGCATCGACTTCCCCTATCTGCTCTCGATGCTGCCGCACAGTTTCATGTCACGCGCGAATTCGATCGTGTGTCCCGGAGCCAAGCTGGATCTGGCGATGCAGCTCATTCTGACACCGCTGATCATGCAGCTGATCGAGCGCAAACGCAGCTTGAAGTGA
- the fba gene encoding class II fructose-bisphosphate aldolase (catalyzes the reversible aldol condensation of dihydroxyacetonephosphate and glyceraldehyde 3-phosphate in the Calvin cycle, glycolysis, and/or gluconeogenesis), which yields MARITLRQLLDHAATHGYAVPAFNINNMEQGIAIMQAAAEVDAPVIIQASRGARSYAGDLMLSHMIDALERTYPDIPLCMHQDHGNDEATCASAIAHGFTSVMMDGSLKADAKTAADYDYNVAITRRVVDLAHWTGASVEGELGVLGSLEHGGGEQEDGHGVEGKVSHDQLLTDPDQAVDFVRATKVDALAIAMGTSHGAYKFSRKPDGDILAMRVVEEIHHRLPNTHLVMHGSSSVPQPLQDMFNQFGGEMPQTWGVPVDEIVRGIKSGVRKVNIDTDCRLAMTAVFRKVAAQSRNEFDPRKFLKPAMDAMRDLCRDRFEQFGTAGHASRIKVVPLSEMARRYRAGELDPRIDAREPVAA from the coding sequence GTGGCCCGTATCACCCTTCGTCAGCTGCTCGATCATGCCGCCACCCATGGCTACGCGGTGCCGGCGTTCAACATCAACAACATGGAGCAGGGCATCGCGATCATGCAGGCGGCGGCCGAGGTCGACGCGCCCGTCATCATCCAGGCCTCGCGCGGTGCGCGCAGCTATGCCGGCGATCTCATGCTCTCGCACATGATCGACGCGCTGGAGCGGACCTATCCCGACATTCCGCTCTGTATGCACCAGGACCACGGCAATGACGAGGCGACCTGCGCCTCCGCCATCGCGCATGGCTTCACCTCGGTCATGATGGACGGCTCGCTGAAGGCCGACGCCAAAACGGCGGCCGACTACGACTACAATGTCGCGATCACCCGCCGTGTCGTCGATCTCGCCCATTGGACCGGAGCCTCCGTCGAAGGCGAGCTCGGCGTGCTCGGCTCGCTCGAGCATGGCGGCGGCGAACAGGAGGATGGTCATGGCGTCGAGGGCAAGGTCAGCCACGACCAGCTCCTGACCGATCCCGATCAGGCCGTCGACTTCGTTCGCGCCACCAAGGTCGATGCACTCGCTATCGCGATGGGTACGTCTCACGGCGCCTACAAGTTCAGCCGCAAGCCGGATGGCGACATCCTGGCAATGCGGGTGGTCGAAGAAATTCATCACCGGCTGCCGAACACGCATCTCGTGATGCACGGCTCCTCCTCGGTGCCGCAACCGCTCCAGGACATGTTCAACCAGTTCGGCGGGGAGATGCCGCAGACCTGGGGCGTGCCGGTCGATGAGATCGTGCGCGGCATCAAGAGCGGCGTGCGCAAGGTCAATATCGACACCGACTGCCGCCTGGCGATGACCGCGGTGTTCCGCAAGGTCGCGGCGCAAAGCCGCAACGAGTTCGACCCGCGCAAATTCCTGAAGCCGGCGATGGACGCGATGCGCGACCTCTGCCGCGACCGTTTCGAGCAGTTCGGCACCGCAGGCCACGCCAGCCGGATCAAGGTCGTTCCCTTGAGCGAGATGGCGCGGCGGTACCGCGCGGGCGAGCTCGATCCGCGCATCGACGCGCGCGAGCCGGTCGCGGCCTAA
- a CDS encoding ribulose bisphosphate carboxylase small subunit: protein MKLTQGCFSFLPDLTDDQIYKQVQYCLTNGWAVNIEFTDDPHPRSTYWEMWGLPMFDLQDAAGVMMELAECRRVYGDRYIRVSGFDSSHGWESVRISFLVNRPPQEAEFELVRQEVGGRAIRYTTVRRPAAHAST, encoded by the coding sequence ATGAAACTGACCCAGGGCTGCTTCTCGTTCCTGCCTGATCTGACCGACGACCAGATCTATAAGCAGGTGCAGTATTGCCTGACCAACGGCTGGGCGGTGAATATCGAGTTCACCGACGATCCGCATCCGCGCAGCACCTATTGGGAGATGTGGGGCCTGCCGATGTTCGACCTCCAGGACGCCGCCGGCGTGATGATGGAGCTCGCCGAATGCCGCAGGGTCTATGGCGACCGCTACATCCGCGTCAGTGGTTTCGATTCCAGCCATGGCTGGGAATCGGTGCGGATCTCGTTCCTCGTTAACCGCCCGCCGCAGGAAGCCGAGTTCGAGCTGGTGCGGCAGGAGGTGGGCGGACGGGCGATCCGCTACACCACCGTGCGCCGGCCGGCCGCGCACGCGTCGACCTAG